A part of Anaeromyxobacter diazotrophicus genomic DNA contains:
- the gdhA gene encoding NADP-specific glutamate dehydrogenase: MGMKSDERLETIYQEVLKRNPGETEFHQAVREVLESLGPVLAKYPEFRERKIIERICEPERQIIFRVPWQDDKGEVHVNRGFRVQYNSALGPYKGGLRFHPSVYLGIIKFLGFEQIFKNALTGLPIGGGKGGSDFDPKGKSDNEIMRFCQSFMTELWRYIGEYTDVPAGDIGVGGREIGYMFGQYKRLTSKYEAGVLTGKGLDYGGSLVRTEATGYGATFFVQEMLRARGDEGFGGKTCVVSGSGNVAIYTVEKIHQLGGRVVACSDSNGFVLDEKGIDLELLKQLKEVERRRIRDYVEYRKHARYVEGGNIWSVPCQVAMPSATQNELNGKDAAQLVKNGCIAVGEGANMPTTPEGIRVFLEAKIAYGPGKAANAGGVATSALEMQQNACRDSWTFEYTEKRLAHIMKNIHQNCWDTAEEFGAKGNYVVGANIAGFIKVAKAMVAHGLI; encoded by the coding sequence GGGAGGTGCTCGAGTCGCTCGGGCCGGTGCTGGCGAAGTACCCGGAGTTCCGGGAGCGCAAGATCATCGAGCGCATCTGCGAGCCGGAGCGGCAGATCATCTTCCGCGTCCCGTGGCAGGACGACAAGGGGGAGGTGCACGTCAACCGCGGCTTCCGGGTCCAGTACAACAGCGCGCTCGGTCCGTACAAGGGCGGCCTGCGCTTCCACCCGTCGGTGTACCTCGGCATCATCAAGTTCCTCGGCTTCGAGCAGATCTTCAAGAACGCCCTCACCGGCCTGCCCATCGGCGGCGGCAAGGGCGGCTCCGACTTCGACCCGAAGGGCAAGTCGGACAACGAGATCATGCGCTTCTGCCAGAGCTTCATGACCGAGCTGTGGCGGTACATCGGCGAGTACACCGACGTCCCGGCGGGCGACATCGGCGTGGGCGGCCGCGAGATCGGCTACATGTTCGGCCAGTACAAGCGGCTCACCTCGAAGTACGAGGCGGGCGTGCTCACCGGCAAGGGGCTCGACTACGGCGGCTCGCTGGTGCGGACCGAGGCCACCGGCTACGGGGCGACCTTCTTCGTCCAGGAGATGCTGCGCGCGCGCGGCGACGAGGGCTTCGGGGGCAAGACCTGCGTCGTGTCCGGCTCCGGCAACGTCGCCATCTACACCGTCGAGAAGATCCACCAGCTCGGCGGCCGCGTCGTCGCCTGCTCCGACTCGAACGGCTTCGTGCTCGACGAGAAGGGGATCGACCTCGAGCTGCTGAAGCAGCTCAAGGAGGTCGAGCGCCGGCGCATCCGCGACTACGTCGAGTACCGCAAGCACGCGCGCTACGTGGAGGGCGGCAACATCTGGAGCGTGCCGTGCCAGGTGGCGATGCCCTCCGCGACGCAGAACGAGCTCAACGGGAAGGACGCGGCGCAGCTCGTCAAGAACGGCTGCATCGCGGTGGGGGAGGGCGCCAACATGCCCACCACGCCGGAGGGCATCCGCGTCTTCCTGGAGGCGAAGATCGCCTACGGTCCGGGCAAGGCCGCCAACGCCGGCGGCGTGGCGACGAGCGCGCTCGAGATGCAGCAGAACGCCTGCCGCGACAGCTGGACCTTCGAGTACACCGAGAAGCGGCTCGCGCACATCATGAAGAACATCCACCAGAACTGCTGGGACACCGCGGAGGAGTTCGGCGCCAAGGGCAACTACGTCGTGGGCGCCAACATCGCCGGCTTCATCAAGGTGGCCAAGGCCATGGTGGCGCACGGGCTGATCTAG
- a CDS encoding methyl-accepting chemotaxis protein, whose translation MHLDLTLKTKVGAAFALAFALAVAVGAVALLATRDLRDRLVDVAERDVASATAVGAFSEAHTAVMRRLNGFALGVDLTLAQRANAYDKTDEAARRYDEAAERYRAIPHGPAVQAAWRALEASDRAFRRSAQDALQAARERDRAAAAGATPEATRAADARVRALWERASEEVKGADRDLQQLSAAQVAETAAHVEDGRRAAAGAVAAAVALLAAAGALLLGLGWGVARAVGRSVRVLALEAERLSGAVGRGSLDERGAPALVAPEFRPVVTGLNGIMDAFLEPIRRSNGLVEELADGRVPPVIEARYAGEFEAVKQRWNALFEATRRRTDDVAKLLAAAREGRLDVRVDASGYRGYNGKTVEDLNAVLDTIDAPLVEATAVLERLAERDLTARMQGAYPGDYGRIKAAVNATAQALQDALARVATTTAGVSAASAQIAASSQAVAAGASEQAASLEETSSQLEAMAAAVKSSAGSAQQASALAQAARGMAGEGATAMEQMASAMARIRASAEGTSQIIKDINEIAFQTNLLALNAAVEAARAGEAGRGFAVVAEEVRSLALRSKEAATKTEELIRDSVRQTGEGDATARAVARKLGEITGSVAQVTDLVTEIAASSREQSSGIEQVARAVEQMNAVTQQNASSSEQSSAAALQLSGQSDELSALVGGFRLEAGGRLARPEAARARSSALARAGASA comes from the coding sequence ATGCACCTCGATCTCACCCTCAAGACCAAGGTCGGCGCGGCGTTCGCGCTGGCCTTCGCGCTCGCCGTGGCCGTCGGGGCGGTGGCGCTCCTCGCCACCCGCGACCTCCGCGATCGCCTGGTGGACGTGGCGGAGCGCGACGTCGCCTCGGCCACGGCGGTGGGGGCCTTCTCGGAGGCGCACACGGCCGTCATGCGCCGCCTGAACGGCTTCGCGCTGGGGGTGGATCTGACCCTGGCACAGCGGGCGAACGCGTACGACAAGACCGACGAGGCGGCGCGCCGCTACGACGAGGCCGCCGAGCGCTACCGCGCGATCCCGCACGGCCCCGCCGTGCAGGCGGCGTGGAGGGCGCTCGAGGCGAGCGACCGCGCCTTCCGGCGCAGCGCCCAGGACGCGCTGCAGGCGGCGCGGGAGCGCGACCGGGCGGCGGCGGCGGGCGCGACGCCCGAGGCGACCCGGGCCGCGGACGCGCGGGTGCGGGCGCTGTGGGAGCGCGCCTCGGAAGAGGTGAAGGGCGCCGACCGCGATCTGCAGCAGCTGAGCGCCGCGCAGGTCGCCGAGACGGCCGCGCACGTGGAGGACGGCCGGCGGGCCGCCGCGGGCGCGGTCGCGGCCGCGGTGGCGCTGCTCGCCGCCGCGGGCGCCCTGCTCCTCGGCCTGGGCTGGGGGGTCGCGCGCGCGGTCGGACGGAGCGTGCGGGTGCTCGCCCTGGAGGCCGAGCGGCTGTCCGGGGCGGTGGGGCGGGGCTCGCTCGACGAGCGAGGCGCGCCCGCGCTGGTCGCGCCCGAGTTCCGGCCGGTCGTCACGGGCCTGAACGGGATCATGGACGCGTTCCTCGAGCCCATCCGGCGGTCGAACGGGCTCGTCGAGGAGCTCGCCGACGGCCGCGTCCCGCCCGTCATCGAGGCGCGGTACGCGGGCGAGTTCGAGGCGGTGAAGCAGCGTTGGAACGCGCTCTTCGAGGCCACCCGGCGCCGCACGGACGACGTCGCCAAGCTCCTCGCGGCGGCGCGCGAGGGCCGGCTCGACGTGCGCGTCGACGCCTCCGGATACCGCGGCTACAACGGCAAGACCGTGGAGGACCTGAACGCCGTCCTCGACACCATCGACGCGCCGCTGGTCGAGGCGACCGCCGTGCTGGAGCGGCTCGCCGAGCGCGACCTCACGGCCCGGATGCAGGGCGCCTACCCGGGCGACTACGGCCGCATCAAGGCGGCGGTGAACGCGACGGCGCAGGCGCTGCAGGACGCGCTGGCGCGCGTGGCCACCACCACCGCCGGGGTGTCGGCAGCCTCGGCCCAGATCGCGGCCTCCAGCCAGGCGGTCGCGGCGGGCGCCTCCGAGCAGGCCGCCTCGCTCGAGGAGACCTCGAGCCAGCTCGAGGCGATGGCGGCGGCGGTGAAGAGCTCGGCCGGGAGCGCCCAGCAGGCGAGCGCGCTGGCGCAGGCGGCGCGCGGGATGGCGGGGGAGGGCGCCACGGCCATGGAGCAGATGGCGAGCGCGATGGCCAGGATCCGCGCCTCGGCCGAGGGCACCTCGCAGATCATCAAGGACATCAACGAGATCGCCTTCCAGACCAACCTGCTCGCGCTCAACGCGGCGGTGGAGGCGGCGCGCGCCGGCGAGGCGGGCCGCGGGTTCGCGGTGGTCGCGGAGGAGGTCCGCTCGCTGGCGCTGCGGAGCAAGGAGGCGGCCACCAAGACGGAGGAGCTGATCCGCGACTCGGTCCGGCAGACCGGCGAAGGCGACGCGACCGCCCGGGCGGTCGCGCGGAAGCTCGGGGAGATCACGGGCAGCGTGGCCCAGGTGACCGACCTCGTGACGGAGATCGCCGCCTCCTCGCGCGAGCAGTCGTCGGGGATCGAGCAGGTGGCCCGCGCGGTGGAGCAGATGAACGCGGTGACGCAGCAGAACGCCTCGAGCTCGGAGCAGTCCTCGGCCGCGGCGCTCCAGCTCTCCGGGCAGTCGGACGAGCTCTCGGCGCTGGTCGGCGGGTTCCGGCTGGAGGCCGGCGGCCGGCTGGCGCGGCCCGAGGCGGCCCGGGCGCGGTCCAGCGCGCTCGCCCGCGCGGGGGCGAGCGCGTAG
- a CDS encoding sensor histidine kinase — translation MRLVPTRVSVLFGLLAAGTLGGAAVSSRVIETRRTEAAAVTDGFRALAAAEHLSAALRKAEAICAGLPLAPEPQAAPPEAPRAEIAAAWERLVADAAGGTGRSEIWFAALRELPRALDGPGCSAPFGLAAAGVEELAALQRRDLGEADRRAQHGLSLAGWLTVAIDAGLLLLVAAAAVAVRGHLADRGRREEEQRRALELQQQLMGIVGHDLRTPLNAIAGSAALLARAPDLPTARLRAAQRIVSSAARMSGLVRDLLDFTRLRVAGGFAVAPQQADLGEVGRAVVQEVRTAWRGSVIHLSEAGDLAGRWDPERLEQILSNLVGNACHHGTPGAPVQVRLSGQPDAVRAEVHNEGPPIPPEVLPVIFEPFRRGASDRRDASGGVGLGLFIVRSLVEAHGGTIEVATGEGGTTFTVELPRSPPP, via the coding sequence TTGAGGCTGGTTCCGACACGGGTCTCGGTGCTCTTCGGCTTGCTGGCGGCGGGCACCCTGGGCGGCGCCGCCGTGTCCTCGCGCGTGATCGAGACGCGCCGCACCGAGGCCGCGGCGGTCACCGACGGCTTCCGCGCGCTCGCCGCCGCCGAGCACCTCTCGGCCGCGCTCCGCAAGGCGGAGGCGATCTGCGCCGGCCTCCCCCTCGCGCCCGAGCCGCAGGCGGCCCCACCGGAGGCCCCGCGCGCCGAGATCGCGGCCGCGTGGGAGCGGCTCGTCGCGGACGCGGCGGGGGGCACGGGCCGGTCGGAGATCTGGTTCGCGGCGCTGCGCGAGCTGCCGCGGGCGCTCGACGGCCCCGGCTGCAGCGCGCCCTTCGGGCTCGCCGCGGCGGGGGTCGAGGAGCTGGCGGCGCTGCAGCGGCGCGACCTCGGGGAGGCCGACCGCCGGGCCCAGCACGGGCTCTCGCTCGCCGGCTGGTTGACGGTCGCGATCGACGCCGGCCTGCTGCTCCTCGTCGCGGCCGCCGCCGTGGCCGTGCGCGGGCACCTCGCGGACCGGGGGCGCCGCGAGGAGGAGCAGCGCCGCGCCCTCGAGCTGCAGCAGCAGCTCATGGGCATCGTCGGCCACGACCTGCGCACCCCGCTCAACGCCATCGCCGGCTCGGCGGCGCTCCTCGCGCGCGCCCCCGACCTGCCGACCGCGCGCCTCCGCGCCGCGCAGCGCATCGTGTCGAGCGCGGCCCGCATGTCGGGGTTGGTGCGCGACCTGCTCGACTTCACGCGGCTGCGGGTGGCCGGAGGCTTCGCGGTCGCGCCGCAGCAGGCGGACCTGGGGGAGGTCGGGCGGGCGGTGGTGCAGGAGGTCCGCACCGCCTGGCGCGGCAGCGTCATCCACCTGTCCGAGGCGGGCGACCTGGCCGGGCGCTGGGACCCGGAGCGCCTCGAGCAGATCCTCTCCAACCTGGTCGGCAACGCCTGCCACCACGGCACCCCGGGCGCGCCGGTCCAGGTGCGCCTCTCCGGGCAGCCGGACGCCGTCCGAGCCGAGGTGCACAACGAGGGCCCGCCCATCCCGCCCGAGGTGCTCCCCGTGATCTTCGAGCCGTTCCGGCGCGGCGCCTCCGACCGCCGCGACGCGAGCGGCGGCGTGGGGCTGGGGCTGTTCATCGTGCGGTCGCTCGTCGAGGCCCACGGGGGCACGATCGAGGTGGCGACCGGCGAGGGCGGGACCACCTTCACGGTGGAGCTCCCGCGCTCCCCGCCCCCCTGA
- a CDS encoding pyridoxal phosphate-dependent aminotransferase → MPRHPSLSAATAGLSADVYSALAERARRRGGTIHPLHVGDTYLDPPEGARAEAQRTAEHPRLHNYAPVQGEPALLAAIRRRLAGRYGHDLDPACLQVVPGATTGLALVLAALLDPGDELLLPSPFWPLIRGLATTRGCAPVEVPFFTRLGEPGFDPEAALEAAVTPRTAAVYVNTPHNPTGRILPEPVVDAVARVARRHDLWVLADDAYEELVYGQPHRPLWLRADLADRTVASHTLSKSYAFAGGRVGFVHGPPDAMRAIRGVQVFNAYCAPRPMQLGAARALEEGDAWLAETRRLYARAGAEAAAALGLPAPEAGTFLFLDAAPYFLPGEGLPGFLERCLDAGVLLTPGPAAGRDYGTWVRLCFTAVPPAELTDALGRLARVLGRSGVSRSDR, encoded by the coding sequence ATGCCGCGCCACCCCTCGCTCTCCGCCGCCACCGCCGGCCTCTCCGCGGACGTCTACAGCGCGCTCGCGGAGCGCGCGCGGCGCCGCGGCGGCACGATCCACCCGCTCCACGTCGGCGACACCTACCTCGACCCACCCGAGGGCGCGCGGGCGGAGGCGCAGCGCACGGCCGAGCACCCGCGCCTGCACAACTACGCGCCGGTGCAGGGGGAGCCCGCGCTCCTCGCCGCCATCCGGCGCCGGCTGGCGGGCCGCTACGGGCACGACCTCGACCCCGCCTGCCTGCAGGTCGTGCCGGGCGCGACCACCGGCCTCGCGCTCGTGCTGGCGGCGCTGCTCGATCCGGGCGACGAGCTCCTCCTGCCCTCGCCGTTCTGGCCGCTCATCCGCGGCCTCGCCACCACCCGCGGCTGCGCGCCGGTGGAGGTGCCGTTCTTCACGCGCCTCGGCGAGCCGGGCTTCGACCCGGAGGCGGCGCTCGAGGCGGCGGTCACCCCGCGCACGGCCGCCGTCTACGTCAACACCCCGCACAACCCGACCGGCCGCATCCTGCCGGAGCCGGTCGTCGACGCGGTGGCGCGCGTGGCGCGGCGCCACGACCTGTGGGTCCTCGCGGACGACGCCTACGAGGAGCTCGTCTACGGCCAGCCGCACCGGCCGCTGTGGCTCCGCGCGGACCTCGCCGACCGCACCGTGGCGAGCCACACGCTGTCGAAGAGCTACGCCTTCGCCGGCGGGCGGGTCGGCTTCGTCCACGGGCCGCCGGACGCGATGCGCGCCATCCGCGGCGTCCAGGTCTTCAACGCGTACTGCGCCCCGCGTCCCATGCAGCTCGGGGCCGCCCGCGCCCTCGAGGAGGGCGACGCCTGGCTGGCGGAGACGCGGCGCCTCTACGCCCGGGCCGGTGCCGAGGCGGCCGCCGCGCTCGGGCTGCCCGCCCCCGAGGCGGGCACGTTCCTCTTCCTCGACGCGGCGCCCTACTTCCTGCCCGGCGAAGGGCTCCCCGGCTTCCTCGAGCGCTGCCTCGACGCGGGCGTGCTGCTCACCCCCGGCCCCGCCGCCGGGCGCGACTATGGCACCTGGGTGCGGCTCTGCTTCACCGCGGTGCCGCCCGCCGAGCTGACCGACGCCCTCGGCCGGCTCGCGCGGGTGCTCGGGCGCAGCGGAGTGTCGCGCTCGGACAGGTAG
- a CDS encoding YeiH family protein: protein MRLGQRQIPLAALLVVAGGVAVCVPGVPAAAALAGGIAIALTVGNPLAARTRPLAKELLPASVVALGGGMDLAAVARVGAHGIGYTVVSIGACAALGWGLSRALAVERRTGLLVTVGTAICGGSAIAAAAPVLGADDRELSVSLATVFVLNAVALVVFPPLGHAAHLSQPAFGLWSALAIHDTSSVVGAGMQYGPVALAVATTVKLARALWIVPVTLLLGVLERRRATAAGPAGTAGARSRPPWFILGFVLAAALATYAPGLRPAGKLLAAVGGRALVLTLFLIGLGLSRASLRAVGARPLLLGAALWLAMGTGTLAAVYLGWAAL from the coding sequence ATGCGCCTCGGCCAACGCCAGATCCCGCTCGCCGCCCTGCTCGTGGTCGCCGGAGGCGTCGCCGTCTGCGTCCCCGGCGTCCCCGCGGCGGCGGCGCTGGCCGGCGGGATCGCCATCGCCCTCACCGTCGGGAACCCGCTCGCCGCCAGGACGCGCCCGCTCGCGAAGGAGCTCCTCCCCGCCTCGGTGGTCGCGCTCGGCGGCGGGATGGACCTGGCCGCGGTGGCGCGCGTCGGCGCCCACGGGATCGGGTACACGGTGGTGTCGATCGGCGCCTGCGCTGCGCTGGGGTGGGGGCTCTCGCGGGCGCTGGCCGTCGAGCGCCGCACCGGGCTGCTCGTCACGGTCGGCACCGCCATCTGCGGCGGGAGCGCCATCGCCGCGGCGGCGCCGGTGCTCGGGGCGGACGACCGCGAGCTCTCGGTCTCGCTGGCGACGGTGTTCGTGCTGAACGCGGTGGCGCTGGTCGTGTTTCCGCCGCTCGGCCACGCCGCGCACCTGTCGCAGCCGGCCTTCGGGCTGTGGTCGGCGCTCGCCATCCACGACACGAGCTCGGTGGTGGGGGCGGGGATGCAGTACGGCCCGGTGGCGCTCGCCGTGGCCACCACCGTCAAGCTCGCCCGCGCGCTGTGGATCGTGCCGGTCACGCTGCTGCTCGGGGTGCTCGAGCGGCGGCGCGCGACGGCGGCCGGCCCGGCGGGCACCGCGGGCGCGCGCAGCCGCCCGCCCTGGTTCATCCTCGGCTTCGTCCTCGCCGCCGCGCTCGCGACCTACGCCCCCGGGCTGCGCCCGGCCGGGAAGCTCCTCGCGGCGGTGGGCGGCCGCGCGCTCGTCCTGACGCTGTTCCTGATCGGCCTGGGCCTCTCCCGCGCCAGCCTGCGCGCGGTGGGGGCGCGGCCGCTGCTGCTCGGGGCCGCGCTGTGGCTCGCCATGGGGACCGGGACGCTCGCCGCGGTCTACCTCGGCTGGGCGGCGCTGTAG
- a CDS encoding YeiH family protein produces MSNLPQNALPWHRREDTWAIFIALGLVLAVSGAFFLGASRAVGAAALAIPTWSGSLGAVTAALRAQPAGPLALLLVFLVAFSAASAVIGWDVVKYAAGFALLFAVSLVVAVLGSNQTLKDWQLETPLLALLVGMALGNAVALPAWFQSALRTEFYVKVGIVLMGATLPFTIILQAGPLAVAQATVVAVTTFTAIYLAATRLFGLDPRFGATLGAGGSICGVSAAIAIGGACRAEKSHVSVAISMVILWAVAMIFALPVAARHLGLAAGPAGAWIGTSEFADAAGFAAAAALGDERAVKTFTLMKVVGRDMFVGLWALVVAFLSVTVWERKRAADAERVGLGEVWRRFPKFILGFFVASLVVTVILASLDGRIGTRFSKEAVGPLKTLRGWAFTWTFLSIGFTTRFRELTRFGWKPFAAFALGVAVNVPLGYWLSTRVFASYWLAVK; encoded by the coding sequence ATGTCGAACCTCCCGCAGAACGCGCTCCCCTGGCACCGGCGCGAGGACACCTGGGCCATCTTCATCGCGCTCGGGCTCGTGCTGGCGGTGAGCGGCGCCTTCTTCCTCGGCGCCTCGCGCGCGGTCGGCGCGGCCGCGCTCGCCATCCCGACCTGGTCAGGCAGCCTCGGCGCCGTGACCGCCGCCCTGCGCGCCCAGCCGGCCGGGCCGCTCGCCCTGCTCCTCGTCTTCCTCGTCGCCTTCTCGGCCGCCTCGGCGGTCATCGGCTGGGACGTCGTCAAGTACGCCGCCGGCTTCGCGCTGCTCTTCGCGGTCTCGCTGGTGGTGGCGGTCCTGGGCTCGAACCAGACGCTCAAGGACTGGCAGCTCGAGACGCCGCTCCTGGCGCTCCTGGTCGGCATGGCGCTCGGGAACGCGGTGGCGCTCCCGGCGTGGTTCCAGTCGGCGCTCCGCACCGAGTTCTACGTCAAGGTCGGCATCGTCCTCATGGGCGCGACGCTCCCCTTCACCATCATCCTGCAGGCGGGCCCCCTCGCCGTCGCGCAGGCGACCGTGGTCGCGGTGACGACCTTCACCGCCATCTACCTCGCCGCCACCCGCCTGTTCGGCCTCGATCCGCGCTTCGGCGCCACCCTCGGCGCGGGCGGCTCGATCTGCGGCGTCTCCGCGGCCATCGCCATCGGCGGCGCCTGCCGCGCCGAGAAGAGCCACGTGTCGGTCGCGATCTCGATGGTGATCCTGTGGGCGGTGGCCATGATCTTCGCGCTGCCGGTCGCGGCGCGGCACCTCGGGCTCGCGGCGGGCCCGGCCGGCGCCTGGATCGGCACCTCCGAGTTCGCCGACGCGGCCGGCTTCGCCGCCGCCGCCGCCCTGGGCGACGAGCGCGCGGTGAAGACCTTCACGCTCATGAAGGTGGTGGGGCGCGACATGTTCGTCGGCCTCTGGGCGCTGGTGGTGGCGTTCCTGTCGGTCACGGTCTGGGAGCGGAAGCGCGCCGCGGACGCGGAGCGCGTGGGGCTGGGCGAGGTGTGGCGGCGCTTCCCCAAGTTCATCCTGGGCTTCTTCGTGGCGTCGCTCGTCGTGACGGTGATCCTGGCCTCGCTCGACGGGCGGATCGGGACCCGCTTCTCCAAGGAGGCCGTGGGCCCGCTCAAGACGCTGCGCGGCTGGGCGTTCACCTGGACCTTCCTCTCCATCGGCTTCACCACCCGCTTCCGCGAGCTGACGCGCTTCGGCTGGAAGCCGTTCGCCGCCTTCGCGCTGGGCGTCGCCGTCAACGTCCCGCTCGGCTACTGGCTCTCCACGCGGGTCTTCGCGAGCTACTGGCTCGCGGTGAAGTAG
- the cobA gene encoding uroporphyrinogen-III C-methyltransferase, whose product MSAPLLPLFVKLAGRPVVVVGGGAMAALRVRQLAEVGARVTVVAPEVREEVARAAGAVVRRGFLPEDLDGAWLAVAAATPEVNRAVAAAAEARRLLVNAVDDPEHASAYTAGVVRRGEATVAISTGGRAPALAGLLREAIDAVLPRELGRWVELGEAERGAWKRGKVPLATRRPMLLRKLNALYDGAEPAPARAPGGFVSLVGAGPGDPGLLTRRAAERLAAADLVLYDALVDAELLRLAPRAHCFHVGKRAGRPSVSQRAIERLLIRGARRGQRVVRLKCGDPFVFGRGGEEALALAQAGVPFEVVPGLSSALAAPALAGIPVTHRGVAAGFAVVSGHAEATYGPLVDALPPTGVTLVVLMGVAARAALADRLRARGWSASTPAALLLGASSAEGFTWTGPLSALGEAPIPPERAHLPGTLVVGAVAALASAAHADHPAASARLA is encoded by the coding sequence GTGAGCGCGCCGCTCCTGCCGCTCTTCGTGAAGCTCGCGGGGCGCCCGGTGGTGGTGGTGGGCGGCGGCGCGATGGCCGCGCTGCGCGTGCGGCAGCTCGCCGAGGTGGGCGCGCGCGTGACGGTGGTGGCGCCCGAGGTGCGCGAGGAGGTGGCCCGCGCCGCCGGCGCGGTGGTCCGCCGCGGCTTCCTCCCCGAGGACCTCGACGGCGCGTGGCTCGCGGTCGCGGCCGCCACCCCGGAGGTGAACCGGGCGGTGGCGGCGGCCGCCGAGGCGCGGCGGCTGCTCGTCAACGCGGTGGACGACCCGGAGCACGCCAGCGCCTACACGGCGGGGGTGGTGCGGCGGGGCGAGGCGACCGTCGCCATCTCGACCGGCGGCCGCGCACCGGCGCTGGCGGGGCTCCTGCGCGAGGCGATCGACGCCGTGCTCCCCCGCGAGCTGGGGCGCTGGGTCGAGCTCGGCGAGGCGGAGCGCGGCGCCTGGAAGCGCGGGAAGGTCCCGCTCGCCACCCGCCGGCCCATGCTGCTCCGCAAGCTGAACGCCCTCTACGACGGCGCCGAGCCGGCGCCCGCCCGCGCGCCGGGGGGCTTCGTCTCGCTGGTGGGGGCGGGGCCCGGCGATCCCGGGCTCCTCACCCGGCGCGCGGCGGAGCGCCTGGCGGCGGCGGACCTCGTGCTCTACGACGCGCTCGTCGACGCGGAGCTGCTCCGGCTGGCGCCGCGCGCCCACTGCTTCCACGTCGGGAAGCGGGCCGGCCGCCCCAGCGTCTCGCAGCGGGCCATCGAGCGGCTCCTGATCCGCGGCGCGCGGCGCGGGCAGCGGGTGGTGCGGCTCAAGTGCGGCGACCCGTTCGTCTTCGGCCGCGGCGGCGAGGAGGCGCTGGCGCTCGCCCAGGCCGGCGTGCCGTTCGAGGTGGTGCCGGGCCTCTCCTCGGCCCTCGCCGCCCCGGCGCTGGCCGGCATCCCGGTCACCCACCGCGGCGTCGCCGCCGGGTTCGCGGTCGTCTCCGGGCACGCCGAGGCGACCTACGGGCCGCTCGTCGACGCCCTCCCGCCGACCGGCGTGACGCTGGTCGTGCTCATGGGCGTGGCCGCCCGCGCCGCGCTGGCCGACCGGCTGCGCGCGCGCGGGTGGAGCGCGAGCACGCCCGCCGCGCTCCTCCTCGGCGCCTCCAGCGCCGAGGGCTTCACCTGGACCGGGCCGCTCTCCGCGCTGGGCGAGGCGCCCATCCCGCCGGAGCGCGCCCACCTCCCCGGGACGCTGGTGGTGGGCGCGGTCGCCGCGCTCGCCTCGGCGGCCCACGCCGATCACCCCGCCGCCAGCGCGCGGCTCGCCTGA